The Pseudoliparis swirei isolate HS2019 ecotype Mariana Trench chromosome 1, NWPU_hadal_v1, whole genome shotgun sequence genome has a window encoding:
- the nsun2 gene encoding RNA cytosine C(5)-methyltransferase NSUN2 has protein sequence MGKRSRQRQKTQNTGKDDRDNADWGTGYADIVKENKLFEHYYTELGLVPGGEFDQFMDAMREPLPATIRITGYKSHAKEILHCLKDKYFKEIQEVEIDGQKIEAPQPLCWYPDEQAWHTNMSRKIIRKSPLLEKFHQFLVSETESGNISRQEAVSMIPPLLLKIEPHHKILDMCAAPGSKTAQLIEMLHSDMDVPFPEGFVIANDVDNKRCYLLVHQAKRLNSPCIMVVNHDATCIPTLQIETGGKKGHLFYDRILCDVPCSGDGTMRKNIDVWKKWTTSNSLHLHGLQLRIAVRGVEQLAVGGRMVYSTCSLNPIEDEAVIAALLEKSEGALQLVDCSEDLPGLRRMAGVSAWKLMTKEGHWFSDWAEVPSHRRTQIRPTMFPPTEPEKLAGMHLERCMRILPHHQNTGGFFVAVLVKKAPMPWNRQYPKMRKDVSSGSAVQAEGSPAASSPADAPPRLPESAAEEEREGGGGGGGPEGEGEEEEAPNGVSSFQERAARREAACRPPASKKMKLFGYKEDPFVFLTEEDPVFITIQSFYDLSPDFPKLNVLTRTHDGKKRNLYMVSKELRNVLLNNSERMKVINTGVKVWSRNSDGEEFGCPFRLAQEGIYTLQLYIRSRIIRVSVADIKVLLTQENPYLSKLEEDAYAQAKKLVMGSIVLKYVPNPNNTEEPQCPIQLCGWRGKTSIRAFVPRNERFHYLRLLGVEVFREKQGVGKEGAKDREKEGKDGEKEGKDGEKEGKDGEKEGKDGGKDGEKEEPGQVAGEETAPALEKEAEMDLENGDKNTSLEPKE, from the exons CCACGCCAAGGAAATCCTGCACTGTCTGAAGGACAAGTACTTCAAGGAGATCCAGGAGGTGGAGATCGACGGTCAGAAGATCGAGGCTCCGCAGCCTCTGTGCTG GTACCCCGATGAGCAGGCCTGGCACACCAACATGAGCAGGAAGATCATCAGGAAGTCTCCCCTGCTGGAGAAATTCCACCAGTTTCTGGTCAGCGAGACTGAGTCG GGAAACATCAGCCGACAGGAAGCGGTCAGCATGatcccacctctcctcctgaAGATTGAGCCGCACCACAAG ATCCTGGACATGTGCGCGGCTCCCGGGTCGAAGACGGCCCAGCTGATCGAGATGCTCCACTCCGACATGGATGTGCCGTTTCCAG agGGCTTCGTCATCGCCAACGACGTGGACAACAAGCGCTGCTACCTGCTGGTGCACCAGGCCAAGCGCCTCAACAGCCCGTGCATCATGGTGGTGAACCACGACGCCACCTGCATCCCCACGCTGCAGATCGAGACGGGCGGCAAGAAGGGCCACCTCTTCTACGACCGCATCCTGTGCGACGTGCCCTGCAG CGGTGACGGCACCATGAGGAAGAACATCGACGTGTGGAAGAAATGGACGACCAGCAACAGCCTGCACCTCCacgg gCTCCAGCTGCGTATCGCGGTGCGCGGCGTGGAGCAGCTGGCGGTGGGCGGCCGCATGGTGTACTCCACCTGCTCACTCAACCCCATCGAGGACGAAGCCGTCATCGCCGCGCTGCTGGAGAAGAGCGAAG GAGCGCTGCAGCTGGTGGACTGCTCCGAGGATCTGCCCGGCCTCAGGAGGATGGCTGGGGTCTCGGCCTGGAAG CTGATGACCAAAGAGGGCCACTGGTTCTCCGACTGGGCCGAGGTTCCGAGCCACCGGCGCACGCAGATCCGCCCCACCATGTTCCCGCCCACGGAGCCGGAGAAACTCGCCGGCATGCATCTGGAGAGATG tATGAGGATTCTGCCCCATCACCAGAACACTGGTGGTTTCTTTGTGGCTGTGCTGGTGAAGAAAGCCCCGATGCCCTGGAACAGACAATATCCCAAG ATGAGGAAGGACGTCTCGTCCGGCTCGGCGGTCCAGGCCGAAGGCTCCCCGGCGGCCTCGTCCCCCGCGGACGCTCCCCCCCGCCTCCCCGAGAGCgccgcggaggaggagagggaggggggaggaggaggaggaggcccggagggagaaggagaggaggaggaggcgcccaACGGAGTGTCCTCTTTCCAGGAGCGCGCCGCCAGACGAGAGGCAGCGTGCAG GCCTCCGGCCTCCAAGAAGATGAAGCTGTTTGGGTATAAAGAAGACCCCTTCGTGTTCCTCACGGAGGAAGACCCCGTCTTCATCACCATACA gtcgTTCTACGATCTGTCCCCAGACTTCCCGAAGCTCAACGTTCTGACCCGGACCCACGACGGCAAGAAGAGGAACCTGTACATGGTCTCCAAGGAGCTGCGCAACGTGCTGCTCAACAACAGTGAGCgcatgaag GTCATCAACACGGGCGTTAAGGTGTGGTCCCGCAACAGTGACGGAGAGGAGTTCGGCTGTCCTTTCAGACTGGCTcaggag gggaTCTACACGCTGCAGCTGTACATCCGCTCCCGGATCATCCGGGTGAGCGTGGCGGACATCAAAGTGCTGCTGACCCAGGAGAACCCGTACCTCAGCAAGCTGGAGGAGGACGCCTACGCTCAGGCCAAGAAGCTGG TGATGGGCAGCATCGTGCTGAAGTACGTCCCCAACCCAAA taacaCAGAGGAGCCCCAGTGCCCCATCCAGCTGTGCGGCTGGAGGGGGAAGACGTCCATCCGAGCCTTCGTGCCGCGCAACGAGCGGTTCCACTACCTGCGGCTGCTCGGCGTGGAGGTGTTCAGGGAGAAGCAGGGCGTCGGCAAGGAGGGAGCgaaggacagagagaaggaagggaaggacggagagaaggaagggaaggacggagagaaggaagggaaggacggagagaaggaagggaaggacggaggcaaggatggagagaaggaagagcCGGGACAGGTCGCCGGGGAGGAAACGGCACCGGCGTTGGAGAAAGAGGCCGAGATGGACTTGGAGAACGGCGACAAAAACACATCGTTGGAACCAAAGGAgtag
- the ube2ql1 gene encoding ubiquitin-conjugating enzyme E2Q-like protein 1 isoform X1 → MATLLRKIGLIRLHDRDTEDPKHHQGSLKGTKGNQKNHANKHCQTASDANILSTPEIKARKLDQQGKDKPSGKDKQGKETKEKQQTGGGGGGGGGGIGGGGGGGGGGGSKATSASSIPPLAPHRQHCTQVRTRRLMKELQEIRRLGDNFISVELVEDNLYDWNVKLHQVDKDSALWQDMKETGTEFILLNVTFPDNFPFSPPFMRVLTPRLENGYVLDGGAICMELLTPRGWSSAYTVEAVMRQFAASLVKGQGRICRKSGKSKKAFSRKEAEATFKSLVKTHEKYGWVSPPVSDG, encoded by the exons ATGGCCACCTTACTGCGGAAGATCGGTCTCATCCGCCTGCACGACCGAGACACCGAGGACCCGAAGCACCACCAGGGCTCGCTAAAGGGGACTAAAGGGAACCAGAAGAACCACGCCAACAAACACTGCCAGACCGCCAGCGACGCCAACATCCTGAGCACCCCGGAGATTAAGGCGAGGAAGCTGGACCAGCAGGGCAAGGACAAGCCATCCGGCAAGGATAAGCAGGGCAAGGAGACGAAGGAGAAGcagcagacgggaggaggaggaggaggaggtggtggaggaataggaggaggaggaggaggaggaggaggcggagggagtAAAGCCACCAGCGCGTCCTCGATACCACCGCTGGCGCCTCACCGGCAACACTGCACCCAGGTGCGGACGCGCCGGCTGATGAAGGAGCTACAGGAGATCCGCAGGTTGGGGGACAACTTCATCtcggtggagctggtggaggacaACCTGTACGACTGGAACGTGAAGCTGCACCAGGTGGACAAGGACTCGGCGCTGTGGcaggacatgaaggagacggGCACCGAGTTCATCCTGCTCAACGTCACCTTTCCCGACAATTTCCCCTTCTCGCCGCCGTTCATGCGCGTGCTGACGCCCCGCTTGGAGAACGGCTACGTGCTGGACGGCGGCGCCATCTGCATGGAGCTGTTGACCCCGCGCGGATGGTCCAGCGCCTACACGGTGGAGGCGGTCATGAGGCAGTTTGCGGCCAGCCTCGTGaaaggacag gggCGCATATGTAGGAAATCTGGGAAGTCCAAGAAAGCTTTCAGCCGTAAGGAAGCCGAGGCCACCTTCAAGTCCCTAGTGAAGACCCACGAGAAGTACGGCTGGGTGTCCCCGCCCGTGTCCGACGGCTGA
- the ube2ql1 gene encoding ubiquitin-conjugating enzyme E2Q-like protein 1 isoform X2 → MATLLRKIGLIRLHDRDTEDPKHHQGSLKGTKGNQKNHANKHCQTASDANILSTPEIKARKLDQQGKDKPSGKDKQGKETKEKQQTGGGGGGGGGGSKATSASSIPPLAPHRQHCTQVRTRRLMKELQEIRRLGDNFISVELVEDNLYDWNVKLHQVDKDSALWQDMKETGTEFILLNVTFPDNFPFSPPFMRVLTPRLENGYVLDGGAICMELLTPRGWSSAYTVEAVMRQFAASLVKGQGRICRKSGKSKKAFSRKEAEATFKSLVKTHEKYGWVSPPVSDG, encoded by the exons ATGGCCACCTTACTGCGGAAGATCGGTCTCATCCGCCTGCACGACCGAGACACCGAGGACCCGAAGCACCACCAGGGCTCGCTAAAGGGGACTAAAGGGAACCAGAAGAACCACGCCAACAAACACTGCCAGACCGCCAGCGACGCCAACATCCTGAGCACCCCGGAGATTAAGGCGAGGAAGCTGGACCAGCAGGGCAAGGACAAGCCATCCGGCAAGGATAAGCAGGGCAAGGAGACGAAGGAGAAGcagcagacgggaggaggaggaggaggag gaggcggagggagtAAAGCCACCAGCGCGTCCTCGATACCACCGCTGGCGCCTCACCGGCAACACTGCACCCAGGTGCGGACGCGCCGGCTGATGAAGGAGCTACAGGAGATCCGCAGGTTGGGGGACAACTTCATCtcggtggagctggtggaggacaACCTGTACGACTGGAACGTGAAGCTGCACCAGGTGGACAAGGACTCGGCGCTGTGGcaggacatgaaggagacggGCACCGAGTTCATCCTGCTCAACGTCACCTTTCCCGACAATTTCCCCTTCTCGCCGCCGTTCATGCGCGTGCTGACGCCCCGCTTGGAGAACGGCTACGTGCTGGACGGCGGCGCCATCTGCATGGAGCTGTTGACCCCGCGCGGATGGTCCAGCGCCTACACGGTGGAGGCGGTCATGAGGCAGTTTGCGGCCAGCCTCGTGaaaggacag gggCGCATATGTAGGAAATCTGGGAAGTCCAAGAAAGCTTTCAGCCGTAAGGAAGCCGAGGCCACCTTCAAGTCCCTAGTGAAGACCCACGAGAAGTACGGCTGGGTGTCCCCGCCCGTGTCCGACGGCTGA